In the genome of Deltaproteobacteria bacterium, the window TAGAGGTCTGCCTGGCCATCGTCGAGTCGGGCAAGACCGGCAAAGAAATCATGATGAAGCACCAAACGGCGTCTTGGGAATAGCGCCGCTGCGCGGCTCTAAAGTTCCGAAATCGGCTCAAAGCTATACAAATTTCGATTCTATGAACCATTGATTCATCGTCTTACGCTCGCGGAGGCGCGATGGCTAACTCCGGTCGTCTTAGGTTGCTAATCGGCTCTTTCCTGTTCGCGTCATGGCTCGGTGATGCGACGGCGGCGGTTCCCGCGGCCAATTGGCAGAGCGAGTGGGAAGCCACCGTTGAGGCGGCGAAGAAGGAAGGCCAGGTCTCCGTCTATCTCAAAGCCGGGTACGATCTCGTCTTCGGGGCGTTTCAAAAGAAATATCCCGAGATCAAGGTCAACTCCGTCGCGGGACAAGCAGTCGACATCACCAACCGACTGATCGCCGAGCGCCGCGCCGAAAAATATCTCGCCGATGTGTTTACTCTCGGTGTGCGCTCGGCGCAGTCATTGCTGAAGGCCAACGCGCTGGAGCCCATTCGCCCCTACTTCATACTCCCTGAGGTCCTCGATGAATCGAAATGGTACGAGGGCCATGTCTACTCCGACCCTGGCAATACTCACATTTTTCGCTACCTGAGCGTCGCCGAGCAGCAAGTCGGCCTGAACACAAATCTGATCAAGGAGCCGCGCAGAGAATTTAAGTCTTTTTGGGATTTGCTCAACCCAAAATGGAAAGGAAAAATCGTCGCCCGCGACATCCGCACCCCTGGCCCGGGAAGTGGCAACGTGCTCTTCTGGTACCACAACCCGCAACTGGGGCCGACGTTTCTCAAGCGCCTGTTTGGCGAAACCGACATTACGACGACCCGTTACTCCCGCCAAGCCACCGACTGGCTTGCCCAAGGCAAGTTTGCGATCTGTTTGTTCTGCAGCGAAGACGTCGATATCGGCCAGAGGCAGGGCTTGCCGATCGCCTCGCCAGAAATTGATTGGAAGGAAGGCACAGCGCTACTCTCTCAGGCCGGGAATACCACCGTCCTGAAAAATGCCCCACACCCCAATGCGGCGAAAGTATTCCTAAACTGGTTTCTCTCGCGCGAAGGCCAGCTCGAATTGCAACGAGTTCTGGCTAAGGTCCAACCTGCCGAATCGCGCAGGAATGATATTTCCAAAGACGATGTCCCGTCCGATGTCCGGCGCAAATCGGGCGAAAAATATATGGACCTCGACAGCCGTCCCGAGTGGAGCGATATAGAACCGGTGCGCAAACTGCTGAATGAGATTCTAAAAGCGGAAAAGAAGTGAACCTTGCTCTATAACCCATCATGACGCTGTATCCGGCTTTTTCGCAGAAATCGACCTGCATGCAATTTGAGGTGCACAAATGGTACCGGCAGTACCACTTTACGTGAGCTTGGCTCTGCCATTCTCTCATCTTTTTTCTCCTCTCCTTCTGAACTTGGTAGGTCCAGCGGAGAGGAGAAAGCTTTCTGCCTCAGCGTTCAATTCCAGTACTCGGCATCGCCTCTGTTTTTCTCACCGCCGTAGGTGACTTAGCTGTTGGAGTTATCGAGCTATGCGGGCGACCCCTTTCGAATTTTCATCAGGATTAGTTCGATGGACCCGGTATGCTCATCAGTGGCAGCGCAAGCATATGTATGGTAGCATACATACAGCAAGGAGGATCATTGCCGATGAAGCGCACCACCGTATTCGCGGATGATGAGGTGATGAAAAAACTTCAAGAAATGGCCAAGCGGGAGAATTGCACGGTTTCGGAAATCACCCGCAAAGCATTGAACGATTTTGTTTCCCGGCGGGGACGCAAGAAATCGCGCCTGTCCTTGATTGGAATTGGCCGGAGCGGCCGGAAAGACGTGGCAGAGAAGAACGAGAAATTGTTGGCTAGGGGATTCGGCCGCTGATGCCCAGCATCGTTGTAGACACCGGCCCCCTCTACGCCATGGCCGACCGCGACGACGATTGGC includes:
- a CDS encoding extracellular solute-binding protein, whose protein sequence is MANSGRLRLLIGSFLFASWLGDATAAVPAANWQSEWEATVEAAKKEGQVSVYLKAGYDLVFGAFQKKYPEIKVNSVAGQAVDITNRLIAERRAEKYLADVFTLGVRSAQSLLKANALEPIRPYFILPEVLDESKWYEGHVYSDPGNTHIFRYLSVAEQQVGLNTNLIKEPRREFKSFWDLLNPKWKGKIVARDIRTPGPGSGNVLFWYHNPQLGPTFLKRLFGETDITTTRYSRQATDWLAQGKFAICLFCSEDVDIGQRQGLPIASPEIDWKEGTALLSQAGNTTVLKNAPHPNAAKVFLNWFLSREGQLELQRVLAKVQPAESRRNDISKDDVPSDVRRKSGEKYMDLDSRPEWSDIEPVRKLLNEILKAEKK
- a CDS encoding ribbon-helix-helix protein, CopG family; amino-acid sequence: MLISGSASICMVAYIQQGGSLPMKRTTVFADDEVMKKLQEMAKRENCTVSEITRKALNDFVSRRGRKKSRLSLIGIGRSGRKDVAEKNEKLLARGFGR